The window TCAAACGTCTGTGTTTATAATAGCATATCCCTCTGATATGTACAGCATATTCAAGACAGTGCCTTTTTGATCTTGGAAATGCattaaaattacacacaaaataatctGAATTATGAAAGAGGCATGCAAACCGACCAGTATTTGTCTCTATGTAGCCTACCTGAAAATATACCCAGACCACTTtctactgtgtgtgtaaaataacaGCCATCTCTGAGGGTGTAACACAGCTGTACAGCACTCTCTTGTGGCTGCAGGAGGAGCATCAACACCTACAGAGGATGcttttaattaatctattaacATGAGATTTCTCAAGAGAATccttaaaaggtaaaaataacatgaaataaaaatacgtATCTTCCACATTTTGTCTGAACACATGCTGAAACAGAGTGGCAATACTGTTGacaaaggtgtttttgtttttttttggctcaaatACAAGCAGGAGAATGGCCACAAGCGTTGGTTCTGAATCCTCAAATACGAGAGATGGCGTAAGAGTTCAAGCACTGcgttaaagaaacaaaatgctgTGAAAGTTCACAGGGTCATGTGCCGTTAATATCCTTTTTACCTGAAAGTGAATCTTTTACATCACTACTTTAACATGCAAGGGGATTAGGCTCCTAACCATGTTAGGACCAGTGATAAAGACTGCACTTTCAGTCCATCTCACTGAAACACAGCATCGCCATGACAACTCAACCTGGCCGTGCATTATcttcaaaaaccaaagtgtttgTACCAATATACAAATGTGGCAATATCTTTCCCAAACTATACAAAACTGATAAATTATAAAGTTCTAACTTCTTAAATATAAACAACATCAAGTCAGTTTCCAGTACTTAGATTATATATTAGGTACAGTACATTGTACAGCTCCGTCGACATAGAGCAGAGAGCGTTCCACTTAATACACTGTACATGACCCAAAGGGCTGAAACTGGAGGTTAGACATGATCtttgaataaattaattcataaataaatcatgatTATGTCTTCCCAGTAACagtgacacacatgcacacacacacacacacacacacacacacacacacacacacacacacactcacacaaacacacagtgcacTCGAGCTGACTCTTAAGTCCAAATCTACGACTCTTACTCTTATTCTAAAAATACTTTTGGCTTTAAGAAGTAACAACATTATACTgagctcagagacaaaaaacTCATTCTTTACTATAGCACAAGAGATCTACCGTCTGGTGGGAACTTTAACTTCAGTAGTTATATGTTTAGAGTACCTGTAGACGTCTTGCAATGATAGAATAATATCTCTAATCCATAAAGTGACAGTGCTGGATGTCAGTTCCTGGGAGATCCCTTTCTTATGTGGGTTTTATTAAAGAACAATAAAGCCCACATCTACTTGGATATGCCtgtaaagagacagaaaaacaagcaagaaCAGACTCTATATGAATAGTGTTAAATATCTGGATTCTCTCTGTCAGTGCAAAGCTAGAGTTGACTTGTGGCTAGCACAGCATGCTATGTTGGCTGGTACTGAGCACGGGAGAGATGTTGAAGCATTTTGAATGTGTTACTGGCCCACCAAATCACTAAAGTAAAACATACAATGCTGTCACTGTCATCGGATCATTCAGCTTTGCAAGACTGATCCAGTTGTGCATAAGAGAGTCCCATGTATCAACTAATATTTCTACTTATATAATCCTCAAATATATACAGAGAAAGCcagtttttacttaaaaatacCTTAATCGTGTGCTTATATCCAAACTTGTACAAAGAGTAACAAACAATCCAGCTAAAAATCGCTGTTAACGCAGGATTTCGCTCTTTcctccagtcagtcagtcagttacaGTAGCAGCTTTTTCACCAACAGTAGCCTAACTGTCAGTGTTAATACAGTTAAGTTCACTCCAGCCAGCCTTTTGGTTCATTAGATGATTGGCAGCAATCACTGCTGCTGGGACTTTCGCTTCGCGCCACCTCTCCGGTCCCCAAAAACCCAAAACCTCAGGTGTCCTCTCTCATGTGTGTATTGCACCAAAACTAAATCATATAGAtctctatttttctatttgaaaaaacataaaGTAGGACTTGGTTCCCAGGCGCCAAGAAACTGGAAGCCAGGTTAGGTTTCCTCCGTCAGCCAGaggaagaagtagaagaagaagaggaggggggaggtCAGTGGATGTCTCGGCACATGGGAAGATTGACGAAGATGAAGACGTTGAACTCGATGAGGATGGAGAAGCACAGAAAGATGGCGTACATGGCAAGGCAGGCCAAGCCCAGTCGCCGATCCAGAGTCCATTTGTTTAAATGGACACCGAGAACCTGCAGGCGGGGAAACAGAATTAGTGAAAGAGCAAGGCGAGAGTACAATGTAGAAATAaacagggggaggaggaggttaACATTGTACTGTAGCTGATGTGATATCAAAATTCGGAGAGATTAGCAACACGGCATTTAAACAGTTTCCGCTTCATGAGAACTCCTGAAGTAGTAAGAGGCTAGATAGGTGCAGGAGACTGGCGTGCCATGCCGCAAAGTTCCGAGCTGGATTCAAGAACATAGGCGTGGTTTCAGATTTGATAGGGAAGGAAGGGTGGGGTGGAATATGGAAAAGGGGGAAGATACAACAGAGGTTATGGTATGCGTAagtctgtatgtttgtgatcaaaaatagaaatattaattaaaataaaaaacgatatactgtacattagttgtctaaaagaaatgaaaaacaatcattGCTGATATATCATATAAATATCATTGCTGTACATATTCTACATTCAAATAATCCTTCTACATTTCTTCCTATTACTTCTCCGACTCTGTGCTTGTCTGGAGCACAGAAAGTGTGAAAAGGATTTCACTGAACCAAAATGAAGAACTGTATGTGCGTATGGTTACAAGCCAAAATGCTGGTAGTGATATTTAAGCTTTCCTGGAAGTTGGTTGGCACATTACCAGCCGTCTGTGGTTAGATTCAAAACTACGAAGATGTGCCCCTAGTCCCCAGGACTGCCAGGACGGCCCCATTCAGCAACTTGTAAATATAAACTTACTGTGAAGAATACGGAGGCTAGTAAGAGTCCAACAGAGAATATGAGACCTCTGCTGTTAAGATGGATCTgaggagaaagaggcagagtgTTATTCTTTGCTATATCACAGTACTTTTTTCACAGACAATAAACTGCCAGTGTCCTAAATGACCTTGAAATGCAGGTTTATAAAAAGTCTGGCCAAAAGGAAATATGGCTGAGGCCGTTGTTCTGTCCTGATACACACAGAATTACATCCTGTATTTATACAGTTGGGAGACTGACTTTAATCTGACTTTAATTTTCCCAGAGTAAAGTGATTAACTGTACAATGCCCCAACAAAtactgtgtgggtgtttttgtcAACAACGGTAATCTTAAACTCCCCCGTCTCTCTGCACTGCATAATACAGACTATTGTCACTGTCCTTCATAAACACATTTCTGTTCTATTCTGGTCTGAGTCCAGCAGAATCTCCTCTGGCTGAGCTGAGAAGCACTCACGTTGGAGCCGTAGTCGATGCAGAGTGTTTGCAGCGCCCAGGGCAGGCCCAGGCCCACCAGGATGTCAAACACATTACTGCCTATGGAGTTGGAGATGGCCATGTCTCCCAGACCTGAGGCAAGGAGAGCAACACTGTCAAGGTCTGTATACAGTCTCGAGACAAGTAAATTCTGACAAGCAATATTCTGCTGCGAACAACCGCTCCTTCTCTTAACAGCGTTGTAGCAGAGTGTAttggtatgtgtgtgcgtgtgtgtgtgtgggtgtgtgtgtgtgcgtgtacctTGCCGTGCCACTATAACACTGGCCATGCAGTCTGGGACGCTGGTGCCTGCTGCTAGGAAGGTGATGCCCATGATGACATCAGGTATGCCAAGAGTGAAGCCGATCACAGTCACCTGAAACCCAACCCATGTCATCTCATAATGCTGCCTTTTCTATATAGTTCATCAGTACATTCAATTAAATTAAGACTAGCACTGAACCAAGTTCCTGTATCGAATTCAATTTCAGAAGCATAACAACGTATTAAGTACCCTCAGTGTGCatatgtgattaaaaacaaacaaacaaacaaacaaaaaagggacCCACTCATAAAACCAATGCTCTACTGGGTAAAAACTCCACGAGATGCTTCTCCTTTAACTTTCCTGTATTTCTACTTTCCGGTATGACGCAGATTAATGTGAAAATGGGAGCAGCTGTACCCTGGTGGAAAGTGTGGCACTCTCTGGAGACATAATGTTCAATCACTATTAACTATAGAGATCCACATCCAGACCAGGATGTGTTTTCAACATGTTAGTGAGTGAGACTGACTGGACTGACCATCCAGACCATGATGTATGAGAGACCAGCAATCCAGATGGTGGCGGTGAGGAAGGACACCATGAACCATCTCTCCCAGCGCCTCTTGGCACAGTTGGGCACGGTGAAGAACAAAAGCAGGGACAGCGGCCACATGGTCAGCCACTTCAGCTTGTTACACACTCCAGCTGGATGAAGACAGAATGACAGgataatacagtacatatgatGATAGCAGCAAGACAAACATTTAAGGACAACTAtcgttttattttgtaatgtgatCTGTGCCGTACCTGGAACTTTGAATGGCACCAGGGGGCCTCCATTATCatcttctgcctctctttcctcGTCATTCTCATTGTTCTCATTAtcctcattttcattctctgtctcgTTCCCAGACTCCAGTCGCTGAAGTCGGCACCTCCCGTTCAGACCCTGCTCGGCCCCGCCCATCCCATTCTCTAAGCCCCGCCTCCCTTGAGTCCTGGCCGCTGACTCCGAGTCGCCGTTGGTGATGCGGTTGACCCGAGTCTCTGTAGTGTTGATGAGTCTTTGTCTCTGGAAGTGAAAACAGCACATTAATATAGACCCCATTAAGATATCACTACAATAGTTCCTTGAACACATTTGGCAATTTTGTGTTGCTACTGTGTTGTCAGTGGTGCTTTAACAGAATCATTCTGAGTCCCAGTTAACTACTTAcgtttgctttaattttttattcatataataCAAATCAGAAAGAGTCCCTTATATTTGTCTGAAGTAGaagttacatttttctttcctcttctttctgtcaAACTCCCAAATTTGCGTGTTAGGTTTAGGTTTACACCCAGACTTTAGTCTGCAGCAGACAGGTGTCTGAGTGAAAATGCTGGCTGTCTTAtccaaaagaaaatgaacattcagttcagttcagttctccTCTGTTGAACCCAGAAAGTTTCATTTGGTTTGTAATTATGCTAAAAGTCTGGACAAAACTACTTTTCTGTTCAGGGTAGCTCTGCTGCGATTCAACTTTTTTCAATCTGAAAAAAAGTGTGGCATGTAAAACGACATAACTCAAGATCATTTACACGTGTTCGTGAGTCCATGTGTAGTTTAGTGTAAATGTACCTCATTGATAAGCATGCGAGAGGCCATGGTGAGGCGGGTTCTGGGAGAGAAATGATTGGTGATCATGATCCTCATGCCGGCCTCAGAGAAAGACAGCTGGTGGGGGTATGCAGACAGGAGCTCATCCACCATCAGCACTGACGGCTTACAGTGGAAGTTAGCTAGCGAGAAATAACAGACAATGTTCATCTGACTGCAGTGCTAACTGTTTACTGTAACCCTACATACTTTTTAAGGGTTTCACACTGTTTTTACCCTTTAGTTTTCCtactggattttttaaattttggctgCTCGTGATAACATGAGGAATACAATTATGAACTTGCTGAAGATGTTATAGAAGAAAATTCctcctaaaaagaaaaaagtctgtaTGAAAGACAACATCTGGAATATAACATCTGTGTACCAAAAGGACAGTATTTGTCTAGATTAATGtgcatttaaaataattcaagaCTAGCAAACTAATTTTCTAACCATTCATCATCTTCACCAACTCATCCTGTGCAGGGTCGCAGGGACCTGGAGCCTGTTCCAGCGCTCACCGGGTGAGAGGTGCATGACAACACGGCAGTCTATCACAGTGCTAACACATGTGGACAGATAAacagtcacactcacattctCACCGACAGGCAATTTAGAATTTACACTTCgcctaacctgcatgtctgtGGACTGCTGGAAGAAAAGTGAGCACCCTGAGGAAACtcacagagacacagggagaaCAGGGAGAACATGTAGACTCCACAGGGAAAGGCCCCAGGCAGCCTGCGGGACCCAGGATGTTTTTATTGGTAGGCAACAGTGCAAACCAAAGTGCCACCCTTCATATTCCGTTCTTTAAAGTTATAGACGTGTGTGGAAAGCATATGCTGAGCTAGCTGCTGATAGTACGTATTGATattatttgttgatttgtcTCTGCATCAGTATCAACAAGTCACATTCACATATTGTTTGTATtggcatatactgtagatacatttgtttttaaagtcacCAGTAAACCAGTATCCGTAACATGTTGTGGTGGGGGAAACATTCACCTACAGTGAAAGTACATGTGGTAACAGGTGAGTAGTGAAGTGCTCACTGAACCTGGAGATTTACATAGaattaaacagcagcagaaagacaGAGTAATAATGAATAATGGATGGTAACTGTACATATATGGTCGCTGGCTAACACTTGCAGGTTTAAGTGCCTCCCCACCAACACAAAGTCGCATGTGCCAACACAAAGAGGAAGCTCTATGTTCAGGCAGAGATGACCAACAACCATGTCTGTGTACTGTAGCACTTTAACAGCTgctgtgtgcacatttgtggaGCAAATGGGTGCACACAGCAGCAATGGGTGCCTTGCTTTAAACGTACATACTTTCACTTCCGCCTTGTCAAACATGTCTAGCTTGCAATATCAGGACACAGTTTCAATTTGTCCTTAGGGTTCCAGTTTTGGATATGATCTCAGCACTTTTCCAGGCCTGAAATGTAAAGTAATCAGTAATCAGTGCCCAAAGGCTCTCAGTAGTCCTCAACATGGGTTCAGTGTGAACTCCACTCTGTCACCGATACATTTCTTCTGCTGATCAGTGACTGGAACTACTGCAGCACATTAACAATGGCAGCTGTAATAGGTTCATGTGACCACTTTCCCCTAAAAGTCATACTACCTACCAACCTTGTTACGGTAGGACATGATGACAAGGTCAGAAATCACCCTGGAATTTTTTCATCTGCAAACACCGGAAAATGCAGCAGTCCAGGTCAGTGATGGTTACTGTCGGGACCATTTGTGACGTTGCACATTCAAACACATCCAGCCTGGAAGCCATCTGCTGAAACAACTGCCACCTGCCCCAGTTCTCTTCACTGCCTCCTCAGCACACCCCATGGAACAATTTAGCGGGGTCACTTGTTCTCAGTGGAGCAGTAGTCAGAGCTTCGGATGCAGAGCACGGTGACAGAGCCGGCTGTGCTAAAGAAGGTTGGAACCTTATCCAGCTTCCTGCACTGCTCTTTTTCTGTTCGTTATTATTGTGCCTCATACCTTACCTTATCTTTTACGCCAGACAAACAGCTGCAGGCATTAGAGCAATCTGTGGAAGTGCTACGTGGCCAAACGGTCCCTTCTTCACTGTTGAGGACCCAGGAGATTTCCCTTGTCGTTCTGGTGGATAGTTAGCCAAACCGATTTAGATGCAGGCAATAAATAAAGCCATGGCATGGCCAAAGGCACTGGCAATGTCCCTGGTAAGGGTTTTCTTTATACTGTGCGAGGCACTGAAAGCAACTCTCTCCCTCTAAAGGACTTATTGATTGTCTCCACTGAAACATCCAGCTGCACCAGGCTGCATGCTGCTACCATCAACTGTTCCACCTGGAGGGCTTCTGTGTTACGATACTCTACTGCGTTCTTGGAATTTAATCTGAGCAGCCACAGTGTCAATAAGCACAAGAATGCTCTAGTGATGCTGAATggcaatttttcagtttattcaaaCTTCTCTAAAACACCTAGAGTTTGTCGTGTTTAGGGGCGACACTGACTTCCTCTCTGCAGCCGGTCTGTAGGTGTCCGCTAAGAGTTTATGGATAGAAGGGCAGAAGGTGAAACCTTATTGCTCACCATCACTATCATATAGGGGACGTTTGTCTTGACCAATAAGGGCATAAGAGATACGTTTGTGGAGCTCCATATAAAGGGAGCATAGTATGGCGGAGTATCGGCAGTGAGGATCAACCCAGGACAAGATGCACAGAACTTATTCGGTAAAGTCATCCTTGACTATCTTTTAATGGAGAAGAACAAAAATAGATGAGGAGTGGTGCCCCAGCTGCCATTATGCAAATTTCAGTGCGTCAAGATGAGCAGCTAAAAGCTGCAGAGTCCTGTTAGAGGGCAAAGCCTGTGAGAAATAGAACAGTTTCTGATACCTTTCTTGAGTAGGACTGCAGTGGCATCACATGTGACGTTATCCTCCAGATCAGTGCTTCCTGTCAGCCCATTGGCCAGATTCACAGAGCTCTTCTTTCGATGGCCAAAATAGCGATGTGCCCTGCCGTTAAACCTGACGATGACAATTCATGGAACAGCTCTTTGAAACTAAGAACAACCAATAGGTTAACATTAAGTATTAGCTGTTTCTGAGAATGACACTCACTTCATGATGAGGATGTAGACTGCATACATGAGAACCAGGACAAGAGACTCCCAcctggcacacaaacacaaagtcagtaaaacatttacaatgaTTCAGCACTCTAagaatcatatatatatatacatgtattattatatatattgaGGGGTccacaaaaaacattacatacCAGCACACTTTCTCATCATAGATGAACTAAAAATGCAAGACAAAGGGGAGATTAGGTGAATTGATTGAAAGTTAACTGAAGGTTCAATTAGTTCTGCATTTCTGGATCTAGTCCACTAGGGGGCATGACCAATCCAGAGCTTAGAAAGccagaaaaaaggtaaaagcaCTACCTTTTGGCTCATTccatttcatttaaagaaagaaCGACACTGAAAAAGCACactgttcttttttattctgCAATCAGTTTCGATGTTTCCTCTGTACCATGCTGCACACGGAATATATGAAATTATGGATTAATTTGTGACTGATTTTGCTGctgattttgctgtttttgtgtacCTGATACAGAGGATTTTGAATGTTGTAGTTGGTCCAGGCTCAACATACTGTTGAGCTGTTTCGTCTACAACGAATGATCATGGTTTAGAGGCTGATGATATATTTGGTAAATAAAAATCTTCATCTGTAATGTACCTGACTGGACCGAAACAAACAGAGTGGAGTAATGAGCGCagtatttccctttgaaatgtatGGAAGCAGAAGTATAATGTTGCACAAAATTCATACATACCTCTACAAAGCCGTACTTCAGtgcaatacttgagtaaatgtacttagttacattgTACCATTTCTCCATTTCCACTGTGCATTACATTGAGGGATAAAAGTGTCCATCTTCAAACTCAAAACTGAAGTGTTTGTTAGGATGCATACCGATGTTTTTGAgtatacatgttttttgtccCTTATCTAGTGTGAATACACTGCATACTCAAAACCTGATGTGTATTAGAATGTAATATGGATTTGAGACTTAGCTTCAGTTTCTTTAGAGACCCCTAAATACTAGATATGCAT is drawn from Xiphias gladius isolate SHS-SW01 ecotype Sanya breed wild chromosome 15, ASM1685928v1, whole genome shotgun sequence and contains these coding sequences:
- the LOC120800318 gene encoding sodium/potassium/calcium exchanger 3-like isoform X2, which produces MDVAAVEGMSLPGIRLRNRPMHVMPSQKRVKARRKRRKELVLIQICVFGGLLLVVKGFSYLAENSDFVQSSEDQERWGGRRLLQERDNSSLEEIESEESKNCTAPALHEFPTDLFTNKERTEGAVALHVLCTIYMFCALALVCDDYFVPSLEKICERLQLSEDVAGATFMAAGSSAPELFTSVIGVFITKGDVGVGTIVGSAVFNILCIIGVCGFFTGQAVKLSHWALLRDSIYYTFSITALIAFIYDEKVCWWESLVLVLMYAVYILIMKFNGRAHRYFGHRKKSSVNLANGLTGSTDLEDNVTCDATAVLLKKANFHCKPSVLMVDELLSAYPHQLSFSEAGMRIMITNHFSPRTRLTMASRMLINERQRLINTTETRVNRITNGDSESAARTQGRRGLENGMGGAEQGLNGRCRLQRLESGNETENENEDNENNENDEEREAEDDNGGPLVPFKVPAGVCNKLKWLTMWPLSLLLFFTVPNCAKRRWERWFMVSFLTATIWIAGLSYIMVWMVTVIGFTLGIPDVIMGITFLAAGTSVPDCMASVIVARQGLGDMAISNSIGSNVFDILVGLGLPWALQTLCIDYGSNIHLNSRGLIFSVGLLLASVFFTVLGVHLNKWTLDRRLGLACLAMYAIFLCFSILIEFNVFIFVNLPMCRDIH
- the LOC120800318 gene encoding sodium/potassium/calcium exchanger 3-like isoform X1, whose product is MDVAAVEGMSLPGIRLRNRPMHVMPSQKRVKARRKRRKELVLIQICVFGGLLLVVKGFSYLAENSGFDISRQSSEDQERWGGRRLLQERDNSSLEEIESEESKNCTAPALHEFPTDLFTNKERTEGAVALHVLCTIYMFCALALVCDDYFVPSLEKICERLQLSEDVAGATFMAAGSSAPELFTSVIGVFITKGDVGVGTIVGSAVFNILCIIGVCGFFTGQAVKLSHWALLRDSIYYTFSITALIAFIYDEKVCWWESLVLVLMYAVYILIMKFNGRAHRYFGHRKKSSVNLANGLTGSTDLEDNVTCDATAVLLKKANFHCKPSVLMVDELLSAYPHQLSFSEAGMRIMITNHFSPRTRLTMASRMLINERQRLINTTETRVNRITNGDSESAARTQGRRGLENGMGGAEQGLNGRCRLQRLESGNETENENEDNENNENDEEREAEDDNGGPLVPFKVPAGVCNKLKWLTMWPLSLLLFFTVPNCAKRRWERWFMVSFLTATIWIAGLSYIMVWMVTVIGFTLGIPDVIMGITFLAAGTSVPDCMASVIVARQGLGDMAISNSIGSNVFDILVGLGLPWALQTLCIDYGSNIHLNSRGLIFSVGLLLASVFFTVLGVHLNKWTLDRRLGLACLAMYAIFLCFSILIEFNVFIFVNLPMCRDIH